From Theileria annulata chromosome 1, complete sequence, *** SEQUENCING IN PROGRESS ***, one genomic window encodes:
- a CDS encoding mitochondrial processing peptidase, putative (Existence of the last 2 exons uncertain): MGVFSKIGRVSPDLSTLIVSKCARRTLFTNRYNHSPNPKFNLTLKRNSTTSLATDLFKDSKLHPNALNQPPCHVSTLKNGLRVATVWMPGSSSTVGVWIDSGSRFETPETNGSAHFLEHMIFKGTKSRSRQQLEEQIEHKGAHLNAYTSREQTAYYARCFNNDIPWCTELLSDILQNSQIDPDHMENEKHVILREMEEVEKSHDEVIFDRLHMTAFRDCSLGFTILGPVENIKNMQREYLLDYINHNYTADRMVLCAVGNFDHDKFVTLAEKHFSTIPKPVTKVELEKPYFVGSELLNRNDEMGPYAHMAVAFEGVPWNSPDSVAFMLMQSIIGTYNKSNEGVVPGKVSGNKTIHAVANRMTVGCAEFFSAFNTFYKDTGLFGFYAKCDEVAVDHCVGELLFGITSLSYSVTDEEVERAKRQLMLQFLSMTESTSSVAEEVARQVLVYGRRMPVAEFLLRLEKIDAEEVKRVAWKYLHDSHYNLYKFTIEIAVTAMGPLHGMPSLIDLRQKTYWLRY; the protein is encoded by the exons ATGGGTGTATTTAGTAAAATAGGAAGGGTCTCCCCTGATCTTTCAACACTTATTGTTAGTAAATGTGCCAGGAGAACATTGTTTACGAATCGTTATAATCATTCGCCCAATCCAAAGTTTAATCTAACTCTTAAAAGGAACTCCACAACTTCTTTGGCAACTGACCTTTTTAAGGATTCCAAATTACATCCTAACGCACTGAACCAACCCCCCTGCC ATGTTTCCACCCTTAAAAATGGGCTTAGAGTTGCGACTGTTTGGATGCCAGGCTCCTCATCTACAGTTGGAGTTTGGATAGATAGCGGAAGCCGATTTGAAACGCCAGAGACTAACGGTTCTGCACATTTTCTTGAACATATGATTTTTAAA GGAACAAAGTCACGTTCAAGGCAGCAATTGGAGGAACAAATTGAACATAAAGGAGCACATTTAAACGCATATACTTCAAGAGAACAAACAGC CTACTATGCAAGATGTTTTAATAACGACATCCCTTGGTGTACCGAGCTTCTCAGCGATATTCTGCAAAACAGCCAAATTGACCCGGACCACATGGAAAACGAAAAGCATGTTATTCTTCGAGAAATGGAAGAAGTAGAAAAGTCACACGACGAGGTCATCTTTGACCGATTACACATGACG GCCTTTCGAGATTGTTCACTGGGATTCACTATACTG GGACCCgttgaaaatataaagaatatgCAACGTGAGTATCTCTTGGACTACATCAACCACAATTACACAGCCGATAGGATG GTTCTTTGCGCCGTTGGCAATTTTGATCATGATAAGTTCGTAACATTAGCTGAAAAACACTTTTCAACA ATACCTAAACCGGTGACCAAGGTCGAGTTAGAGAAGCCTTATTTTGTTGGGtctgaattattaaacagAAACGACGAGATGGGCCCATATGCCCATATGGCCGTTGCATTCGAGGGTGTACCATGGAATTCACCCGATTCTGTAGCTTTCATGTTAATGCAAAGCATTATTGGCACCTACAATAAATCCAATGAAGGTGTAGTTCCAG GAAAGGTGTCTGGAAATAAGACAATTCATGCAGTGGCGAACAGGATGACAGTTGGTTGCGCGGAGTTCTTCAGCGCATTTAATACTTTCTACAAGGATACTGGCCTCTTTGGGTTTTACGCCAAATGCGACGAAGTAGCAGTTGATCACTGCGTCGGAGAGTTACTCTTCGGGATCACATCCCTTTCATACTCA GTAACCGATGAGGAAGTCGAGCGGGCTAAAAGGCAGTTAATGTTACAGTTTCTTTCAATGACAGAATCAACATCGAGTGTCGCTGAGGAGGTTGCTAGGCAAGTTCTTGTTTATGGAAGAAGAATGCCCGTGGCAGAATTTCTGCTCAGACTTGAAAAAATCGACGCCGAAGAAGTTAAGAGAGTTGCATGGAAATACTTACACGATTCA CACTATAATCTATATAAGTTTACTATT GAGATTGCTGTAACCGCAATGGGACCATTGCATGGAATGCCATCTTTAATTGATCTAAGGCAAAAAACTTATTGGCTTAgatattaa
- a CDS encoding uncharacterized protein (Could a part of the previous gene) — protein MNQKDYIIVFSDPTTITYIIKDDKLREIRIENSTPWKHQHGDPIPIKIIRRFRYSCIWVFDEFRKGGCSNGALIRFKG, from the coding sequence ATGAATCAAAAAGACTACATAATTGTATTTTCCGATCCCACAACAATTACTTATATTATTAAGGATGATAAATTAAGAGAGATTAGGATTGAGAATTCAACTCCTTGGAAACATCAACATGGAGACCCTATTccaataaaaataattcgAAGATTTAGATATAGTTGTATTTGGGTGTTTGATGAATTTCGTAAGGGCGGATGTTCTAATGGAGCAttaattagatttaaaggttaa
- a CDS encoding ATP-dependent RNA helicase, putative, with protein MLDFLDKNPDNNPKVSQKLVNSDSKWKDLDIPGDLFSEGLISLEVLDNTQNHQGSKLNSIKSSSKPRNDKPPPDNDKISQEKEVTIDYEEVNKKTNGWTNLSEENYTIPQQILVNLYKNNFNSPTPIQRLTLVPSIIKKTHVLISSETGSGKTLCFVLPIVISLLSEKIDKKIESLVILPTRELAVQVKKIFFMILEGIDIRVLSIIGGISVQKQERLLKKDPSIVVATPGRLHDFVNDGKLRGLFQLRHLVLDEVDKFFEDNSYKEVQLIVKYVKRAKIQCFLSSATILNMKENLISLFKLLNISNPTVCICSKDNQLSIPYDQLSNKLLYKKLFTKSLTQVSIPENLTFKLIDSEDKYKVTQITILNTVLFPEVRLIGYLVDYLCNVESKKCIIFVNTITYVYRLESLLSLIFWKDVHEHRLKRKYCTTFDVNTKLDFVSGIHSRLKQKQRLNRLEKFSSNKKSILICTDVASRGLDIPNIDIVIHFHPPKDKSLFLHRSGRTARLKSDGVSVCFCSPNNRELWKKLFTEINKNIDKIDQIEEIPRDKFLSMFQLVALKLTIQIISIVHDDTGLKDLLQLAETIEKSEFQMSKEKSVQSWFQNAARKADIMLSDDETQEETKRQRSYKAMKSEKKKLLKVF; from the exons ATGTTGGATTTTTTAGATAAGAATCCAGATAATAATCCAAAAGTATCGCAAAAGTTGGTTAATTCCGATTCCAAATGGAAGGATCTAGATATACCCGGGGATTTGTTTTCCGAAGGTTTAATTTCCTTAGAAGTTCTAGATAATACTCAAAATCACCAAGgttcaaaattaaattccATAAAATCAAGCTCAAAACCCAGAAATGACAAACCACCACCTGATAATGATAAGATATCGCAAGAAAAGGAAGTAACCATCGACTACGAGGAGGttaataaaaaaacaaatggCTGGACTAACCTTTCAGAAGAAAATTACACAATCCCTCAGCAAATCcttgtaaatttatataaaaacaaCTTTAATTCACCAACACCTATACAAAGATTAACCCTAGTCCCCTCCATTATAAAGAAAACCCATGTGTTAATATCCTCTGAAACT GGATCAGGCAAAACATTATGTTTCGTGTTGCCAATTGTAATATCACTTTTATCGGAAAAAATTGATAAGAAAATAGAATCGTTAGTAATTCTACCAACAAGAGAGTTGGCGGTTCAAGTTAAAAAGATATTCTTTATGATTTTGGAAGGAATTGATATTAGAGTACTCTCTATTATCGGAGGAATATCTGTCCAAAAACAGGAACGACTGTTAAAGAAAGACCCAAGTATAGTAGTTGCAACACCAGGCAGACTACATGACTTCGTGAACGATGGCAAACTAAGAGGTTTATTCCAGCTGAGACACTTAGTTTTGGACGAAGTTGACAAGTTTTTTGAGGATAATTCATACAAAGAAGTTcaattaattgtaaaatatgtaaaaagGGCAAAAATTCAGTGCTTTCTAAGTTCGGCAACAATTTTAAAC ATGAAAGAGAATTTAATCAGTTTGTTTAAACTCCTTAATATAAGTAATCCAACGGTGTGTATATGCTCAAAGGACAACCAACTGTCAATACCTTATGACCAGTTGAGCAATAagttattatataaaaaattgttcACAAAGTCATTGACACAGGTTTCAATACCTGAAAACTTAACATTTAAACTTATTGATTCAGAGGATAAATATAAAGTAACTCAAATAACAATTCTTAATACAGTTTTATTTCCt GAAGTTAGATTGATAGGTTATTTAGTCGATTATCTCTGTAATGTTGAGTCAAAAAAGTGTATAATATTCGTCAACACAATCACCTACGTGTACAGACTGGAGTCCTTGTTAAG CTTAATTTTCTGGAAGGATGTCCATGAACATAGACTCAAGAGGAAATATTGCACTACATTTGATGTTAATACGAAACTTGACTTCGTCTCAGGAATACACTCAAGACTAAAACAAAAACAAAGATTAAACCGTCTTGAAAA GTTCAGCTCTAACAAAAAATCCATTTTGATATGTACTGATGTGGCATCTAGAGGACTAGATATACCTAATATTGACATTGTGATTCATTTCCACCCACCAAAAGATAAATCGCTCTTTTTACACAGATCAGGAAGAACTGCACGCCTTAAATCTGACG GAGTTTCAGTGTGCTTTTGTAGTCCCAATAACCGTGAATTGTGGAAGAAGTTGTTCACTGAGATAAATAAAAACATTGATAAAATAGATCAAATTGAGGAAATACCAAGAGATAAGTTCTTGAGTATGTTTCAGCTAGTTGCTTTGAAATTAACGATACAAATCATATCAATTGTACATGATGATACAGGGCTTAAGGATTTGTTGCAACTGGCAGAAACTATAGAAAAGAGCGAATTCCAG atgTCGAAGGAAAAGAGCGTGCAGAGCTGGTTCCAAAACGCCGCTAGGAAGGCGGATATAATGCTTAGCGACGACGAAACCCAGGAAGAGACCAAGAGGCAGAGAAGTTATAAAGCTATGAAATCTGAAAAGAAAAAGCTTTTAAAGGTATTTTAA
- a CDS encoding uncharacterized protein (This hypothetical protein may have 1 or more downstream exons) → MSIFDSFNILNSFTKNSVFKFRSFYLLKRLLSSISNYKINTPNLYFNPAKLLQSNINNVYKDPNLMECSALDDLRREQLNKIIGKVGVKKRDAGMYWKQYKTKRIKIKKRKRKRGMNRVLKWCIARII, encoded by the exons atgtCGATTTTTGattcttttaatatattaaattcatttacaaaaaattctgtttttaaatttagaagtttttatttattaaaacgTCTCCTTTCCAGCATATCcaattataaaatcaatactcctaatttatactttaaCCCAGCTAAACTTCTCCaatcaaatattaacaatGTGTATAAAGACCCGAATCTGATGGAATGTTCAGCACTGGACGATCTGAGAAGGGaacaattaaataaaataataggGAAAGTTGGAGTAAAGAAGAGGGATGCAGGTATGTATTGGAAACAGTATAAAACAAAACGGATAAAGattaaaaaaagaaaacGT aaACGTGGCATGAATAGGGTATTGAAATGGTGTATAGCTAGAATAATCTAA
- a CDS encoding serine-threonine protein kinase, putative, with product MTHDGDENKMYDNEKFNSDDGYYRKRDSSRINDRRRPSRRRYSSRHMYHSSNYRHKRHKHSRHKSYSSTPSYSRSLTHNTPEHSNSIGRTRSKSSKTDRESYSGSDSDRNHRRYSRSSSVNRRRYRNHNKYRHRDRYRDRDRRYSRRSHRPSRRRKYRRSYTLSYRTKYSHRDKYINRHRYSNRDKYTDRAKSPKDEIIHFKWDKGMNLSEYVVLNKVSDGTFGRVLLCEKAGKQFAVKVVRDVDKYTQSAKIEADILLDIKNSDVNSESHCVILHDNFMYRNRNMCLVFEKLGPSLYEFLEKNDFKGFFISDIQNMAYQLLKGLSFLKKKRLVHTDIKPENILLVCGKDDFIEVPFPRSHTGMMTKRPAMSDIKLIDFGSAIYEDEYHSSIINTRQYRAPEVILGNNLYLSFMLNEIRVTICVDIGWSYSSDLWSLGCTLMELYTGHLLFRTHSHMEHLAMMEKTIGKFPQEVISSAKNTQGKNYINRDEPRLDWPEGSKSKSSVHRVEECKTIMELVKPEHRLFGEFIRYILNLDSNKRPTPEEAMQHEFFTLKLPEN from the exons ATGACTCACGACGGTGAcgaaaataaaatgtatgataatgaaaaatttaattccGATGATGGATATTATCGCAAAAGAGATTCCAGTAGAATAAATGACCGTAGAAGGCCAAGCCGTAGAAGATATAGTAGCCGCCATATGTATCATTCCTCTAATTATAGACATAAACGACATAAACACTCCAGACATAAAAGTTATTCCAGTACCCCTTCCTATAGTAGAAGTTTAACTCATAATACACCTGAACACAGTAATTCTATTGGCAGAACCCGTAGTAAAAGTAGCAAAACTGACCGAGAAAGTTATAGCGGAAGCGATAGCGATCGAAACCATAGAAGATATTCGAGAAGTTCAAGCGTAAATCGCCGTCGCTATAGAAACCATAATAAATATAGGCATCGAGATCGATATAGAGATCGAGATAGAAGATATAGCAGAAGATCACATAGACCCAGTAGAAG AAGAAAATATAGACGCAGTTACACCCTCTCATATAGGACTAAATACTCCCATCGagataaatatatcaatagGCATAGATATAGTAATAGAGATAAGTATACTGATAGAGCCAAGTCACCCAAAGATGAAATAATCCATTTCAAGTGGGACAAGGGTATGAATTTATCAGAGTACGTAGTCTTGAATAAAGTGAGCGATGGAACATTTGGCAGAGTTTTATTATGTGAAAAGGCAGGTAAACAGTTTGCAGTCAAGGTCGTGAGAGATGTTGATAAATACACCCAATCAGCAAAGATCGAAGCAGATATACTTCTGGATATAAAGAACTCGGATGTAAATTCCGAAAGTCATTGCGTTATATTACATGACAACTTTATGTATAGGAATAGAAATATGTGCTTAGTTTTTGAGAAACTTGGACCTTCACTATACGaatttttggaaaaaaaCGATTTTAAAGGGTTTTTTATCTCAGACATACAAAATATGGCATATCAACTACTGAAAGGACTGTCATTTCTTAAGAAAAAACGTCTCGTTCACACGGATATTAAGCCTGAAAACATACTACTAGTATGTGGAAAAGACGACTTCATAGAAGTCCCGTTCCCAAGATCGCAT ACTGGAATGATGACTAAAAGACCGGCAATGTCAGATATTAAACTCATTGACTTTGGAAGCGCTATCTACGAGGATGAATATCACAGCTCAATTATTAACACTAGACAATACAGAGCCCCGGAAGTTATTCTAggtaataattt ATATCTTAGTTTTATGTTGAATGAAATTAGAGTGACGATTTGTGTAGATATCGGATGGAGCTACTCGAGTGATTTGTGGTCACTAGGATGTACATTAATGGAGTTGTACACAGGACATTTGCTCTTTAGAACACATAGCCATATGGAACACCTAGCAATGATG GAAAAAACTATCGGTAAATTCCCACAAGAAGTTATAAGTTCCGCAAAAAATACTCAAGGAAAAAACTATATTAATCGCGATGAACCCAGACTAGACTG gCCGGAAGGATCAAAATCAAAGTCATCAGTCCATAGAGTTGAGGAGTGCAAAACCATAATG GAATTGGTGAAGCCTGAACACAGACTCTTTGGAGAATTTATCAGATATATACTGAACTTGGACTCGAATAAAAGACCAACACCGGAAGAGGCAATGCAGCATGAATTCTTTACCCTTAAATTACCAGAAAATTAA
- a CDS encoding rad3-like DNA helicase-related, putative — MVRFWIEGIEVYFPYPKIYPEQIAYMKSLKNVLDSKGHAVLEMPTGTGKTVALFSFVSSYQLAKPELGKLVYCTRTIHEMEKALNELSVVISYRNSQLNIDHSSTYEGSNSYKTSNNMNETNQNYIKNINSVKHMKEEKNVKIKVEQDVETPQNDHFLAVGLCSRRNLCIHPEVSSQADRTKIDEKCIFHFHTPVEYYRYLVMPILIFIVKVYIGCDLTSIWRRMQFEDLEDTKRNEHTLEYEGSKPIKIKPSASAVQEIPDIEEFNSMGLCGYYETIERIWNPTFMPSGVYTLEGLKEYCLNFKDPRTGRPSPICPYFAARRAIDDANIVVLNYQYLIDPKVSDAVFYHLCTESYLKEKRDDKDSKPKLPIVVVFDEAHNIDNVCIEALSVELSTETLDNAYSDLSRLENSVRELRLRDEELLLEEYRRLVETTDFGSADIEGYMNPLLRQDIVDRVMPGSIRKAEHFISFLKVVIGYLKKYIKVKEPKSEGPLMFLYRFQNETGIISDVFQHTYNRFKSLLNTLKMTVGNLTALHLVIDFCSLVGTYYKGFIIIVDPFPKSAAYDPVIQFSCLDASVAMKPVLENFQSVILTSGTMSPLEFYPKILNFSPILTQSLPMSLDRECLCPIIVSKGDNQVHMTTKFDLRKDITLLRNYGSLVIELCKSIPDGVVCFFPSYAYMELILSHWYETGILSSIMSHKLVFIETKESISTSLALHNYRRACDAGRGGLFLSVCRGKVAEGIDFDMHYGRCVILIGIPFQYTLSRTLKARLDFMRCNYGILESEFITFDAMRQAAQCIGRVIRNKGDYGLMVLADSRYTRVGKRSKLPVWILKRLDLGNFYLTCESASSIGKAFIRRMSQEYISTKRTKFGQTTLNNEKLYWSTVKSILDL, encoded by the exons ATGGTTCGGTTCTGGATTGAGGGGATTGAGGTTTATTTCCCATACCCTAAAATTTACCCAGAGCAAATCGCATATATGAAGAGCCTCAAAAATGTTCTAGATTCAAAGGGCCACGCGGTACTTGAAATGCCCACCGGCACAG GTAAAACGGTAGCATTATTTAGTTTTGTATCGAGCTACCAACTTGCAAAACCTGAACTGGGTAAGCTCGTGTATTGTACCCGTACAATTCATGAGATGGAAAAGGCACTTAATGAACTCAGTGTAGTCATTTCTTATCGCAATTCGCAGTTAAATATAGACCATTCCTCTACCTATGAAGGATCAAACTCTTATAAAActagtaataatatgaaCGAAACTAATCAAAACtacattaaaaatataaattcagTTAAACATATgaaagaagaaaaaaatgTGAAGATTAAAGTGGAACAGGATGTCGAGACCCCCCAAAATG ACCATTTTCTGGCGGTTGGACTTTGCTCCAGACGTAATTTGTGCATTCACCCTGAAGTTTCCTCACAAGCGGATCGTACAAAAATCGATgaaaaatgtatatttcACTTTCACACACCAGTTGAATACTACCGTTATTTAGTCATGccaatattaatttttatagtAAAAGTATATATAGGTTGTGATTTAACATCTATATGGCGTAGAATGCAATTTGAGGATCTGGAGGATACAAAAAGGAATGAGCATACTTTGGAATACGAGGGATCTAAGcctattaaaataaaaccAAGCGCCTCTGCAGTTCAAGAGATCCCTGATATAGAAGAGTTTAATTCAATGGGACTATGTGGATACTACGAAACAATTGAACGCATCTGGAATCCAACATTTATGCCTTCAG GTGTATATACTCTGGAGGGTTTGAAGGAATATTGCCTAAATTTTAAGGACCCGAGAACCGGACGTCCCTCACCCATTTGTCCCTATTTTGCAGCCAGACGAGCAATTGACGACGCCAACATAGTTGTACTGAATTATCAGTACCTGATAGACCCGAAGGTATCGGATGCAGTGTTTTATCACCTATGCACCGAGAGTTATTTGAAGGAAAAACGAGATGATAAAGATAGTAAGCCCAAGTTACCAATAGTTGTTGTGTTTGACGAGGCTCATAACATCGACAATGTTTGTATTGAGGCTCTGAGCGTAGAACTCAGTACAGAAACTCTTGACAACGCTTATTCAGACCTGTCGAGGCTAGAGAATAGTGTTCGAGAACTTAGACTGCGGGACGAGGAACTGCTCCTTGAAGAATATAGGAGACTAGTAGAGACTACTGACTTTGGTTCGGCTGATATTGAAGGTTATATGAACCCTTTACTCAGACAAGATATTGTTGACCGAGTGATGCCTGGGTCAATTCGAAAAGCAGAACACTTCATCTCGTTCCTGAAAGTTGTAATAGGATACTTAAAAAAGTATATAAAGGTTAAAGAACCAAAGTCCGAGGGCCCACTCATGTTTTTATATAG ATTTCAAAATGAGACTGGTATCATTTCTGATGTATTCCAACACACGTATAACAGATTTAAATCATTGCTGAATACTTTAAAAATGACGGTTGGAAATTTGACGGCCTTGCACTTAGTGATTGACTTTTGCAGTCTTGTTGGGACATACTACAAGGGCTTTATCATAATTGTTGATCCTTTTCCTAAATCAGCGGCATATGATCCTGTGATTCAATTCTCTTGCCTGGACGCTTCGGTTGCTATGAAACCAGTCCTGGAAAACTTCCAGTCTGTGATCTTGACATCAGGGACTATGTCACCGCTGGAATTTTACCCgaaaattctaaatttcTCACCGATATTGACTCAGTCGCTTCCAATGTCACTTGACAGGGAATGTCTTTGTCCCATCATAGTTTCAAAAGGAGACAACCAAGTTCACATGACTACCAAATTTGATCTTAGAAAAGATATAACACTACTCAGGAACTATGGATCACTAGTGATAGAGCTTTGCAAAAGCATACCTGATGGCGTTGTATGCTTTTTCCCGAGCTATGCATACATGGAATTGATTTTGTCACATTGGTACGAAACCGGAATACTATCCTCTATTATGAGTCATAAATTAGTCTTCATAGAAACTAAAGAATCAATTAGTACAAGCCTAGCACTTCACAACTATCGAAGAGCCTGTGATGCCGGACGTGGTGGTTTGTTCCTTTCAGTTTGCAGAGGAAAAGTGGCGGAAGGAATCGACTTTGATATGCATTATGGACGCTGTGTTATCCTTATTGGAATACCTTTCCAGTACACCCTATCCAGGACTCTAAAGGCCCGGCTAGATTTTATGAGA TGTAATTATGGCATATTGGAAAgtgaatttattacatttgaTGCTATGAGACAAGCTGCTCAATGTATAGGAAGAGTTATTCGCAACAAAGGTGACTATGGATTGATGGTATTGGCCGATTCTCGCTACACAAGGGTTGGCAAAAGGTCAAAATTACCTGTTTGGATTCTCAAAAGGTTAGATTTAGGCAATTTTTATCTTACCTGCGAATCGGCCAGCTCAATTGGGAAAGCCTTCATAAGAAGAATGTCGCAGGAATATATCAGCACTAAAAGAACCAAATTTGGCCAAACAACACTCAACAATGAAAAATTGTACTGGTCAACTGTAAAAAGTATCTTGGACCTATAA